Proteins from one Homalodisca vitripennis isolate AUS2020 chromosome 3, UT_GWSS_2.1, whole genome shotgun sequence genomic window:
- the LOC124357780 gene encoding protein AMN1 homolog isoform X3, translating into MMSVQTLVDLNHFEVTYVQNLPDIVKEDVLNLALRNGKAQKCISNFLHPNIKNLHINESTISNDDLHNISRCKKIRSLQMNPPTQHQYNHCSLALKQLFTSLPQLVKLHVQRNQGVTDDVLAALTTHCPLLQELDVSGCHTLSDRSAVSLATLHNLQSANLSSTSIGDESLLAMADGVCSQTLTEVILNNCVNITDKSLNVLINKCCNLSILACGNCPKVSGDNHLGPGSDLGKNKKKQVTWTFYF; encoded by the exons ATGAT GTCAGTTCAGACACTTGTGGATTTGAACCATTTTGAAGTAACTTATGTACAAAATCTACCTGATATTGTAAAAGAAGATGTTCTGAATCTTGCCCTACGCAATGGCAAAGCTCAGAAATGTATTAGTAATTTCTTGCATCCTAACATTAAGAACTTACACATTAATGAATCAACAATATCAAATGATGATTTGCACAATATTTCCCGCTGCAAGAAAATCAGAAGTTTACAAATGAATCCACCAACTCAACACCAATACAATCACTGTAGTCTTG CTCTAAAGCAGCTGTTCACTAGCCTGCCTCAGTTAGTGAAGCTGCATGTACAGAGGAACCAAGGTGTGACAGATGATGTCCTTGCTGCCCTAACCACTCACTGTCCACTGCTGCAGGAGCTCGATGTGTCAGGCTGCCACACACTCTCCGACAGGTCAGCCGTCAGTCTCGCCACCCTCCACAACCTGCAGTCTGCCAACCTGTCTTCAACTTCG ATTGGTGATGAAAGTCTGCTAGCCATGGCTGATGGAGTCTGTTCCCAGACACTAACAGAAGTGATTTTGAACAATTGTGTCAATATCACTGACAAAAGTCTTAATGTTCTCATCAATAAATGTTGCAATCTGTCGATTCTTGCATGTGGAAACTGTCCTAAAGTATCTG GAGACAATCATTTGGGACCAGGCTCTGATTTGGgcaaaaacaaaaagaaacaagttaCATggacattttacttttag
- the LOC124357780 gene encoding protein AMN1 homolog isoform X1 — translation MFGYGGHIPSLYSMSVQTLVDLNHFEVTYVQNLPDIVKEDVLNLALRNGKAQKCISNFLHPNIKNLHINESTISNDDLHNISRCKKIRSLQMNPPTQHQYNHCSLALKQLFTSLPQLVKLHVQRNQGVTDDVLAALTTHCPLLQELDVSGCHTLSDRSAVSLATLHNLQSANLSSTSIGDESLLAMADGVCSQTLTEVILNNCVNITDKSLNVLINKCCNLSILACGNCPKVSGDNHLGPGSDLGKNKKKQVTWTFYF, via the exons GTCAGTTCAGACACTTGTGGATTTGAACCATTTTGAAGTAACTTATGTACAAAATCTACCTGATATTGTAAAAGAAGATGTTCTGAATCTTGCCCTACGCAATGGCAAAGCTCAGAAATGTATTAGTAATTTCTTGCATCCTAACATTAAGAACTTACACATTAATGAATCAACAATATCAAATGATGATTTGCACAATATTTCCCGCTGCAAGAAAATCAGAAGTTTACAAATGAATCCACCAACTCAACACCAATACAATCACTGTAGTCTTG CTCTAAAGCAGCTGTTCACTAGCCTGCCTCAGTTAGTGAAGCTGCATGTACAGAGGAACCAAGGTGTGACAGATGATGTCCTTGCTGCCCTAACCACTCACTGTCCACTGCTGCAGGAGCTCGATGTGTCAGGCTGCCACACACTCTCCGACAGGTCAGCCGTCAGTCTCGCCACCCTCCACAACCTGCAGTCTGCCAACCTGTCTTCAACTTCG ATTGGTGATGAAAGTCTGCTAGCCATGGCTGATGGAGTCTGTTCCCAGACACTAACAGAAGTGATTTTGAACAATTGTGTCAATATCACTGACAAAAGTCTTAATGTTCTCATCAATAAATGTTGCAATCTGTCGATTCTTGCATGTGGAAACTGTCCTAAAGTATCTG GAGACAATCATTTGGGACCAGGCTCTGATTTGGgcaaaaacaaaaagaaacaagttaCATggacattttacttttag
- the LOC124357780 gene encoding protein AMN1 homolog isoform X4 — protein sequence MNPPTQHQYNHCSLALKQLFTSLPQLVKLHVQRNQGVTDDVLAALTTHCPLLQELDVSGCHTLSDRSAVSLATLHNLQSANLSSTSIGDESLLAMADGVCSQTLTEVILNNCVNITDKSLNVLINKCCNLSILACGNCPKVSGDNHLGPGSDLGKNKKKQVTWTFYF from the exons ATGAATCCACCAACTCAACACCAATACAATCACTGTAGTCTTG CTCTAAAGCAGCTGTTCACTAGCCTGCCTCAGTTAGTGAAGCTGCATGTACAGAGGAACCAAGGTGTGACAGATGATGTCCTTGCTGCCCTAACCACTCACTGTCCACTGCTGCAGGAGCTCGATGTGTCAGGCTGCCACACACTCTCCGACAGGTCAGCCGTCAGTCTCGCCACCCTCCACAACCTGCAGTCTGCCAACCTGTCTTCAACTTCG ATTGGTGATGAAAGTCTGCTAGCCATGGCTGATGGAGTCTGTTCCCAGACACTAACAGAAGTGATTTTGAACAATTGTGTCAATATCACTGACAAAAGTCTTAATGTTCTCATCAATAAATGTTGCAATCTGTCGATTCTTGCATGTGGAAACTGTCCTAAAGTATCTG GAGACAATCATTTGGGACCAGGCTCTGATTTGGgcaaaaacaaaaagaaacaagttaCATggacattttacttttag
- the LOC124357780 gene encoding protein AMN1 homolog isoform X2, with protein sequence MLSLKHCLIWSVQTLVDLNHFEVTYVQNLPDIVKEDVLNLALRNGKAQKCISNFLHPNIKNLHINESTISNDDLHNISRCKKIRSLQMNPPTQHQYNHCSLALKQLFTSLPQLVKLHVQRNQGVTDDVLAALTTHCPLLQELDVSGCHTLSDRSAVSLATLHNLQSANLSSTSIGDESLLAMADGVCSQTLTEVILNNCVNITDKSLNVLINKCCNLSILACGNCPKVSGDNHLGPGSDLGKNKKKQVTWTFYF encoded by the exons ATGCTTTCATTAAAGCACTGTCTGATTTG GTCAGTTCAGACACTTGTGGATTTGAACCATTTTGAAGTAACTTATGTACAAAATCTACCTGATATTGTAAAAGAAGATGTTCTGAATCTTGCCCTACGCAATGGCAAAGCTCAGAAATGTATTAGTAATTTCTTGCATCCTAACATTAAGAACTTACACATTAATGAATCAACAATATCAAATGATGATTTGCACAATATTTCCCGCTGCAAGAAAATCAGAAGTTTACAAATGAATCCACCAACTCAACACCAATACAATCACTGTAGTCTTG CTCTAAAGCAGCTGTTCACTAGCCTGCCTCAGTTAGTGAAGCTGCATGTACAGAGGAACCAAGGTGTGACAGATGATGTCCTTGCTGCCCTAACCACTCACTGTCCACTGCTGCAGGAGCTCGATGTGTCAGGCTGCCACACACTCTCCGACAGGTCAGCCGTCAGTCTCGCCACCCTCCACAACCTGCAGTCTGCCAACCTGTCTTCAACTTCG ATTGGTGATGAAAGTCTGCTAGCCATGGCTGATGGAGTCTGTTCCCAGACACTAACAGAAGTGATTTTGAACAATTGTGTCAATATCACTGACAAAAGTCTTAATGTTCTCATCAATAAATGTTGCAATCTGTCGATTCTTGCATGTGGAAACTGTCCTAAAGTATCTG GAGACAATCATTTGGGACCAGGCTCTGATTTGGgcaaaaacaaaaagaaacaagttaCATggacattttacttttag
- the LOC124357780 gene encoding protein AMN1 homolog isoform X5 gives MVVIFRPCTASLKQLFTSLPQLVKLHVQRNQGVTDDVLAALTTHCPLLQELDVSGCHTLSDRSAVSLATLHNLQSANLSSTSIGDESLLAMADGVCSQTLTEVILNNCVNITDKSLNVLINKCCNLSILACGNCPKVSGDNHLGPGSDLGKNKKKQVTWTFYF, from the exons CTCTAAAGCAGCTGTTCACTAGCCTGCCTCAGTTAGTGAAGCTGCATGTACAGAGGAACCAAGGTGTGACAGATGATGTCCTTGCTGCCCTAACCACTCACTGTCCACTGCTGCAGGAGCTCGATGTGTCAGGCTGCCACACACTCTCCGACAGGTCAGCCGTCAGTCTCGCCACCCTCCACAACCTGCAGTCTGCCAACCTGTCTTCAACTTCG ATTGGTGATGAAAGTCTGCTAGCCATGGCTGATGGAGTCTGTTCCCAGACACTAACAGAAGTGATTTTGAACAATTGTGTCAATATCACTGACAAAAGTCTTAATGTTCTCATCAATAAATGTTGCAATCTGTCGATTCTTGCATGTGGAAACTGTCCTAAAGTATCTG GAGACAATCATTTGGGACCAGGCTCTGATTTGGgcaaaaacaaaaagaaacaagttaCATggacattttacttttag